In a single window of the Sphingosinicella microcystinivorans genome:
- the ppdK gene encoding pyruvate, phosphate dikinase, with the protein MTQWVYRFGGGVSDGGKGDKNLLGGKGANLDGMASIGLPVPPGFTISTAMCTHYYEAGESFPDSLREQVAKGLAHIEGITGKRFGDAGDPLLVSVRSGARVSMPGMMDTVLNLGLNDTTVEGLAASSGDARFAWDSYRRFIQMYSDVVLGIDHYIFEDALEIAKEDKGVSLDTDLGAGDWQRLVGTYKAKVEEALGRPFPQDPMDQLWGAIAAVFGSWQSERAKVYRRLNDIPADWGTAVNVQAMVFGNMGDTSATGVAFTRDPAIGTRAYYGEYLINAQGEDVVAGIRTPQYLTKAAREAAGATAPSMEEAMPETYAELARVFDLLETHYRDMQDIEFTVERGKLWMLQTRSGKRTAKAALKIAVDMAEEGLITQEEAILRVEPGALDQLLHPTLDPAAARDVVTAGLPASPGAASGIIAFDADKAERLAALGEDVILVRVETSPEDIHGMHAARGILTARGGMTSHAAVVARGMGRPCVSGAGALTIDMDARVMRIGGRSFAEGDTLTIDGGTGEVMAGRVPTIQPQLAGDFGTLMGWADKGRRMKVRANAETPADCTVAREFGAEGIGLCRTEHMFFDPARITAVRQMILSENEKGRRAALDKLLPEQRSDFAEIFRIMSGLPVTIRLLDPPLHEFLPHREEDYQEVAQASGVSIDVLKRRVSELHEFNPMLGHRGCRLGITYPEIYEMQARAIIEAALAVADETGKAVVPEIMIPLVMTTREFELMKAVVDKAAEAVFAASAKRLDYLVGTMIELPRAALMAGEIAGAAEFFSFGTNDLTQTTLGISRDDAGRFLSAYVDKGVLPKDPFVSIDVDGVGQLVSLAAERGRAARPGLKLGICGEHGGDPASIAFCEKTGLDYVSCSPYRVPIARLAAAQAALRASK; encoded by the coding sequence ATGACGCAGTGGGTTTACAGGTTCGGCGGCGGCGTTTCCGATGGCGGAAAAGGCGACAAGAACCTGCTGGGCGGCAAGGGCGCGAACCTGGACGGCATGGCCTCGATCGGCCTGCCGGTGCCGCCGGGCTTCACCATCTCCACCGCGATGTGCACGCATTATTACGAGGCGGGCGAGAGCTTCCCGGATTCGCTGCGTGAGCAGGTCGCGAAGGGCCTCGCGCATATCGAGGGCATCACCGGCAAGCGCTTCGGCGACGCGGGCGATCCGCTGCTCGTCTCGGTGCGCTCGGGCGCGCGCGTCTCGATGCCGGGCATGATGGACACGGTGCTCAACCTCGGCCTCAACGACACGACCGTGGAAGGGCTCGCCGCCTCGTCGGGCGACGCGCGCTTCGCGTGGGACAGCTACCGGCGCTTCATCCAGATGTACTCGGACGTGGTGCTCGGCATCGACCACTACATCTTCGAGGACGCGCTGGAGATCGCCAAGGAGGACAAGGGCGTCAGCCTCGACACGGACCTCGGCGCCGGGGACTGGCAGCGCCTCGTCGGCACCTACAAGGCGAAGGTGGAGGAGGCGCTGGGGCGGCCCTTCCCGCAGGACCCGATGGACCAGCTCTGGGGCGCGATCGCGGCGGTGTTCGGCTCTTGGCAGTCCGAGCGCGCCAAGGTCTACCGGCGCCTCAACGACATCCCGGCCGACTGGGGCACGGCGGTGAACGTGCAGGCGATGGTGTTCGGCAACATGGGCGACACCTCGGCGACGGGCGTGGCGTTCACGCGCGACCCCGCCATCGGCACGCGCGCCTACTATGGCGAGTACCTGATCAACGCGCAGGGCGAGGACGTCGTCGCGGGCATCCGCACGCCGCAGTACCTGACGAAAGCCGCGCGCGAGGCGGCGGGGGCGACCGCGCCCTCGATGGAAGAGGCGATGCCGGAGACCTACGCGGAGCTGGCACGCGTCTTCGATCTCCTCGAGACGCATTATCGCGACATGCAGGACATCGAGTTCACCGTCGAGCGCGGCAAGCTGTGGATGCTCCAGACGCGCAGCGGCAAGCGCACCGCGAAGGCGGCGCTGAAGATCGCCGTCGACATGGCCGAGGAGGGCCTCATCACGCAGGAGGAGGCGATCCTCCGCGTCGAGCCGGGGGCGCTCGACCAGCTCCTGCACCCGACGCTCGACCCGGCAGCGGCGCGCGACGTGGTGACGGCGGGCCTTCCCGCGAGCCCCGGCGCGGCCTCCGGCATCATCGCCTTCGACGCCGACAAGGCGGAACGGCTCGCCGCGCTCGGCGAGGACGTGATCCTCGTGCGCGTCGAGACGAGCCCCGAGGACATCCACGGGATGCACGCGGCGCGCGGGATCCTGACGGCGCGCGGCGGCATGACCAGCCACGCGGCGGTCGTCGCGCGCGGCATGGGGCGGCCCTGCGTCTCCGGCGCGGGCGCACTCACCATCGACATGGACGCGCGCGTGATGCGCATCGGCGGCCGCAGCTTCGCGGAAGGCGACACGCTCACCATCGACGGCGGCACCGGCGAGGTGATGGCGGGCCGCGTGCCCACCATCCAGCCGCAGCTCGCGGGCGATTTCGGCACGCTGATGGGCTGGGCCGACAAGGGCCGCCGCATGAAGGTGCGCGCCAACGCCGAGACCCCGGCCGACTGCACCGTGGCGCGCGAGTTCGGCGCGGAGGGCATCGGGCTCTGCCGCACCGAGCACATGTTCTTCGACCCCGCGCGCATCACGGCGGTGCGCCAGATGATCCTGTCGGAAAACGAGAAGGGCCGCCGCGCCGCGCTCGACAAGCTGCTCCCCGAGCAGCGCAGCGACTTCGCGGAGATCTTCCGCATCATGTCGGGCCTGCCGGTGACGATCCGCCTGCTCGACCCGCCGCTGCACGAGTTCCTGCCGCACCGCGAGGAGGACTACCAGGAGGTGGCGCAGGCCTCCGGCGTCTCCATCGACGTGCTGAAGCGCCGCGTTTCGGAGCTGCACGAGTTCAACCCGATGCTCGGCCATCGCGGCTGCCGCCTCGGCATCACCTACCCCGAGATCTACGAGATGCAGGCGCGCGCCATCATCGAGGCGGCGCTCGCCGTCGCCGACGAGACGGGCAAGGCCGTGGTGCCGGAGATCATGATCCCGCTCGTCATGACGACGCGCGAGTTCGAGCTGATGAAGGCGGTGGTCGACAAGGCCGCCGAGGCGGTGTTCGCCGCGAGCGCCAAGCGGCTCGACTATCTCGTCGGCACGATGATCGAGCTGCCGCGCGCGGCGCTGATGGCGGGCGAGATCGCGGGCGCCGCCGAGTTCTTCTCGTTCGGCACCAACGACCTCACGCAGACGACGCTCGGCATCAGCCGCGACGACGCGGGCCGGTTCCTCTCGGCCTACGTCGACAAGGGTGTGCTGCCGAAGGACCCGTTCGTCAGCATCGACGTCGACGGCGTCGGCCAGCTCGTGAGCCTCGCCGCCGAGCGCGGCCGGGCGGCGCGGCCGGGCCTCAAGCTCGGCATCTGCGGCGAGCACGGCGGCGACCCGGCCTCGATCGCGTTCTGCGAGAAGACCGGGCTCGACTACGTGAGCTGCTCGCCCTACCGCGTGCCGATCGCGCGGCTCGCGGCGGCGCAGGCGGCGCTCCGGGCCAGCAAATAA
- a CDS encoding DUF1214 domain-containing protein: MKRWGIRLLAVAAGIALGLGGAWLAVRGGLGAGSAKSGPWVTSAVTGSADADLRTRATVAVAGLLALSAKEAIYFNAGEDSAGAPLDGRCRYRVTGRDPKARWWSITLYGADHFLVANPERRFSFHMRNVPRAGHETFAFDVAPTGEGEAWLPTGGQTRFALTLRAYNPDPAIIGRPDRAHLPRIEKVSCA; encoded by the coding sequence ATGAAGCGGTGGGGCATCCGGCTGCTGGCGGTCGCCGCCGGGATCGCGCTCGGGCTCGGCGGCGCATGGCTCGCCGTGCGCGGCGGGCTCGGCGCGGGGTCCGCGAAATCGGGGCCGTGGGTGACGTCCGCCGTTACCGGCTCCGCCGACGCCGATCTCCGGACGCGCGCCACCGTGGCCGTCGCCGGGCTGCTCGCGCTCTCGGCGAAGGAAGCGATCTACTTCAACGCCGGGGAGGACAGCGCCGGGGCGCCGCTCGACGGCCGGTGCCGCTACCGCGTGACGGGCCGCGACCCGAAGGCACGCTGGTGGAGCATCACGCTCTACGGCGCCGACCATTTCCTCGTCGCCAATCCGGAACGGCGCTTCAGCTTCCACATGCGGAACGTGCCGCGCGCGGGGCACGAGACGTTCGCCTTCGATGTCGCGCCGACGGGCGAGGGCGAGGCGTGGCTGCCGACCGGCGGACAGACGCGCTTCGCGCTGACGCTGCGCGCCTACAATCCCGATCCCGCCATCATCGGCCGCCCGGACCGCGCGCACCTGCCGCGGATCGAGAAGGTCTCGTGCGCATGA
- a CDS encoding DUF1254 domain-containing protein — protein sequence MRWLGPFVLAALVALATFFAALWATPHVVMAKAMQKLGAGGVNTMRHQGLPNAENRWIVRPSPDLAYSICVFDLAKGPVAIDAFVPPQRYWSLSVFDANTDNIFSVNDRAVKGGRHALTLSKNGADGSLAVPGGKGIALIRILVTDAEDLAAIGALRRRSTCAPV from the coding sequence ATGAGGTGGCTCGGCCCCTTCGTGCTGGCCGCGCTCGTCGCGCTCGCGACGTTCTTCGCGGCGCTGTGGGCGACGCCGCATGTCGTCATGGCGAAGGCGATGCAGAAGCTGGGCGCGGGCGGCGTCAACACGATGCGGCATCAAGGGCTTCCGAACGCGGAGAATCGCTGGATCGTCCGCCCCAGCCCCGATCTGGCCTACAGCATCTGCGTGTTCGATCTCGCGAAGGGGCCGGTCGCCATCGACGCCTTCGTGCCGCCGCAGCGCTACTGGTCGCTCTCCGTCTTCGATGCGAACACCGACAACATCTTCTCGGTGAACGACCGCGCCGTGAAGGGCGGGCGCCATGCGCTGACGCTGTCGAAGAACGGGGCGGACGGGTCGCTCGCCGTGCCGGGCGGCAAGGGCATCGCGCTGATCCGCATCCTCGTCACCGATGCGGAGGACCTCGCCGCGATCGGCGCGCTCCGCCGCCGCAGCACCTGCGCGCCGGTGTGA
- a CDS encoding glutathione S-transferase family protein, giving the protein MKLWHCAGTRSFRPLWCLEEMGLSYDLRLMAFPPRVTEPDYLDLNPFGTTPTFTDGDTLMTESSGICHYLAARHGPTPLAVQPEEADYGRYLNWLYQSDATLTFPQTLVLRYGVFEPEERRLPQAVEDYTRWFFSRLKGAAKLLGDREYVAAGRFTIADIAFAYALRLAEMLKLGAFPENVAAYCARMQARDGYRRAIGKEAGATLFLS; this is encoded by the coding sequence ATGAAACTGTGGCACTGCGCGGGCACGCGCTCGTTCCGGCCGCTCTGGTGCCTTGAGGAAATGGGGCTGTCCTACGACCTCCGCCTGATGGCGTTCCCGCCGCGCGTCACCGAGCCCGATTACCTCGACCTCAACCCCTTCGGCACCACGCCGACGTTCACCGACGGCGACACGCTGATGACCGAATCCAGCGGCATCTGCCACTATCTCGCCGCGCGCCACGGCCCGACGCCGCTCGCCGTGCAGCCGGAGGAGGCCGACTACGGCCGCTATCTCAACTGGCTCTACCAGTCCGACGCCACGCTCACCTTCCCGCAGACGCTCGTCCTGCGCTACGGCGTGTTCGAGCCGGAGGAGCGGCGGCTGCCGCAGGCGGTGGAGGACTACACGCGCTGGTTCTTCTCGCGCCTCAAGGGCGCCGCGAAGCTGCTCGGCGACCGCGAGTATGTCGCCGCCGGACGCTTCACGATCGCCGACATCGCCTTCGCCTACGCGCTGCGGCTCGCCGAAATGCTGAAGCTCGGCGCGTTCCCGGAAAACGTCGCGGCCTACTGCGCGCGGATGCAGGCGCGGGACGGCTACCGGCGCGCGATCGGGAAGGAAGCCGGGGCAACACTGTTCCTGTCCTGA
- a CDS encoding CaiB/BaiF CoA transferase family protein has protein sequence MGPLSGLKVLDLSRVLAGPWATQILADLGAEVVKVERPGAGDDTRSWGPPFITGADGTQGDAAYYLSANRNKQSLAIDIADPRGAALVRRLAESADVVVENFKAGGLARYGLDYAGLCAVKPDIVYCSVTGFGQDGPNAERPGYDFVIQAMAGLMSITGPAGGQPTKAGVAIADITTGLYAAIAILAALRHRDATGEGQHIDMALFDTTLGWMANQAMNYLVSGKAPRPMGNAHPNIVPYQDFPTATRRIAVAVGNNGQFRAFAKALGHPEWSDDPRYAAGSARVANREVLVAEIEAVLVREPAERWLAALDAAGVPAGPVNDLAQAFAEEQTKARGLVIEQPHPLAGTVRTMAQPMRFSKTPPDYAKAPPERGADSAAVLRAAGLSDAEIAALAAAGVVETNARA, from the coding sequence ATGGGACCGCTTTCCGGCCTCAAGGTGCTCGATCTCTCCCGCGTGCTCGCGGGGCCGTGGGCGACGCAGATCCTCGCCGATCTCGGCGCCGAGGTGGTGAAGGTGGAGCGGCCCGGCGCGGGCGACGACACGCGAAGCTGGGGGCCGCCGTTCATCACGGGCGCGGACGGCACGCAGGGCGACGCCGCCTATTACCTCTCGGCGAACCGCAACAAGCAGAGCCTCGCCATCGACATCGCCGATCCGCGCGGCGCGGCGCTGGTGCGGCGGCTGGCGGAGAGCGCGGACGTGGTCGTCGAGAACTTCAAGGCGGGCGGGCTTGCCCGCTACGGGCTCGACTACGCGGGGCTTTGCGCGGTGAAGCCCGACATCGTCTATTGCTCGGTCACCGGCTTCGGGCAGGACGGGCCGAACGCCGAGCGGCCCGGCTACGATTTCGTCATCCAGGCGATGGCGGGGTTGATGAGCATCACCGGCCCCGCGGGCGGCCAGCCGACCAAGGCGGGCGTCGCCATCGCCGACATCACCACGGGCCTCTACGCCGCCATCGCCATCCTCGCCGCGCTCCGCCACCGCGACGCGACCGGCGAGGGGCAGCACATCGACATGGCGCTGTTCGACACGACGCTCGGCTGGATGGCGAACCAGGCGATGAACTATCTCGTCTCGGGCAAGGCGCCGCGCCCGATGGGGAACGCGCACCCCAACATCGTGCCCTATCAGGACTTCCCCACGGCGACGCGCCGCATCGCCGTCGCGGTCGGCAACAACGGGCAGTTCCGGGCCTTCGCGAAGGCGCTCGGGCATCCCGAATGGAGCGACGACCCGCGCTATGCCGCGGGCTCGGCGCGCGTGGCGAACCGCGAGGTGCTGGTCGCCGAGATCGAGGCGGTGCTCGTGCGGGAGCCCGCCGAGCGCTGGCTGGCCGCGCTCGACGCGGCGGGCGTTCCCGCCGGGCCGGTCAACGATCTCGCGCAGGCGTTCGCGGAGGAGCAGACCAAGGCGCGGGGCCTCGTGATCGAGCAGCCGCACCCGCTCGCGGGCACCGTGCGGACGATGGCGCAGCCGATGCGCTTTTCGAAGACGCCGCCCGATTATGCGAAGGCGCCGCCGGAGCGCGGCGCGGACAGCGCGGCCGTGCTGCGCGCGGCCGGTCTTTCCGATGCCGAGATCGCGGCGCTGGCGGCGGCGGGCGTCGTCGAGACGAACGCCCGCGCCTGA
- a CDS encoding type II secretion system F family protein, which yields MEEKTLLLGMTGTDLATLLAALGVFAMMVAVWSVATVRDPMRGRVKALQDRREQLKAGIVAPRRRSSLAARAEATDFMRGILKKMSVMQDEQTKLAEVKLVQAGIRSKDAVVLFLFGRLIAPFALGALAAFYIYGLGMFPDYASSTKAMIVGGALLLGYKAPDIYVKNLITKRSDAIRKGLPDALDLLVICAEAGLTVDAAFNRVAKELGNGYPELADEFALTAIELGFLTDRRQAFENLANRVDLEALRGVVTTMIQTEKYGTPLASSLRVLSAEFRNERMMRAEEKAARLPAIMTVPLILFILPVLFVVILGPAACAIADNFTS from the coding sequence ATGGAAGAGAAAACCCTCCTTCTCGGCATGACCGGGACCGATCTCGCCACGCTGCTCGCAGCGCTCGGTGTCTTCGCCATGATGGTCGCGGTCTGGTCGGTGGCGACCGTCCGCGATCCGATGCGCGGCCGCGTCAAGGCGCTTCAGGACCGCCGCGAGCAGCTCAAGGCCGGCATCGTCGCGCCGCGCCGCCGCTCCAGCCTCGCCGCCAGGGCCGAGGCCACGGATTTCATGCGCGGCATCCTCAAGAAGATGTCGGTCATGCAGGACGAGCAGACCAAGCTCGCCGAGGTGAAGCTGGTGCAGGCCGGCATCCGCTCCAAGGACGCGGTCGTGCTGTTCCTGTTCGGCCGCCTGATCGCGCCGTTCGCGCTCGGCGCCCTTGCCGCCTTCTACATCTACGGTCTCGGCATGTTCCCGGACTATGCGTCCTCGACGAAGGCGATGATCGTCGGCGGCGCGCTGCTGCTGGGCTACAAGGCGCCCGACATCTATGTGAAGAACCTGATCACCAAGCGCTCGGACGCGATCCGCAAGGGTCTTCCCGACGCGCTCGACCTGCTCGTGATCTGCGCCGAGGCCGGCCTCACCGTCGACGCCGCGTTCAACCGCGTCGCCAAGGAGCTCGGCAACGGCTACCCCGAGCTCGCCGACGAGTTCGCGCTGACCGCGATCGAGCTCGGCTTCCTCACCGACCGCAGGCAGGCGTTCGAGAACCTCGCGAACCGCGTCGATCTCGAGGCGCTGCGCGGCGTCGTGACGACCATGATCCAGACCGAGAAGTACGGCACGCCGCTCGCCTCGTCCCTGCGCGTGCTGTCCGCCGAATTCCGCAACGAGCGCATGATGCGCGCCGAGGAAAAGGCCGCGCGGCTTCCGGCGATCATGACCGTGCCGCTGATCCTGTTCATCCTACCGGTGCTGTTCGTCGTGATCCTCGGGCCGGCGGCCTGCGCGATCGCCGACAACTTCACGAGCTGA